The Sinorhizobium fredii genome contains the following window.
CGCCGCTTCGGCTCGTCGGCAGTCTCCTTGTCGATCAATTCCTGCATAGAGCGTCGCCAGCTGTCTTCCGGCTGGTTGAGGCAGAGATTGCGCAGATAATGGACCGACCCGAGGATCTCCGCCAGACGGACGAGGCGCTGCTCATAGGGCGGCGGCTTGTCTTCGACCGGGGGCGGAGCAGCGGTTTGCGCGTCCTGAGGAGCAGGGGCTGCCTCCTGTGCGGCCGCCCCTGCCGCGATAGCGAGCGCGGTGCCGGCCAGGACAAGTCGGAAGATGAAGGACGCAATGATCATGGGTCCATCAAATCCGAATCGGCGCCGCTTGCAAGGGCGTCGCGGCCCGGGCGGATCGTCGGCCGAATGCCGGCTTTTTCCACACCCAGTTTTTCCACACAATGACGGACGCTCTCCGGAATGGGCAGGGCGAAGATCTCTTCCGGCGTGAACCAGCCGACGTCTGCCGCATCGTCGGCGGCAACGGCGTCGCAATCCGGATCGGCCTCGACCGTAAAGACGGAGAGCAGGAAATGCCGGCTCTCCGGGTGGCTCGGAACGAGGTCATAGGTCTCGAAAAGCACCGGCTCACGGCCGCAGATGCCGGTTTCCTCGGCGAGTTCGCGCAGGGCGGTTTCGGCAGGAGTCTCTCCGGGTTCTGCCCGGCCGCCCGGAAAGGCGTACATGTCGGCGGATGGCGGATTGGCTCGGCGGACGAGCAGATAGCGTCCGTTCCGTTCGATGATGGCGGAGGAGGCGAGCTGGGGCTGGCGTGTCATCGTCAGAGCTGTCTTCATATGTCGTTGACCCATCCTAGTTGAAATGCCACACCCATGTCATGTGTGGACGTTTTGCGCTGACGGCGAGCCCGGAAGAATTGCTGGAACTGTTTGGCCTGCTGAAGGTGGAAGACTTTCCGGCGAGGTTCAACATCGCGCCGACCCAGCCGATTCTCATCGTCGTTGCGTCCGAGCAGCCGGAGCCAGGCAGCAACCTGCCCGACCGCAAGGCCATGCTCGTCCGCTGGGGCTTCACGCCAGGCTGGGTGAAGGATCCGCGCAGCTTTCCCTTGCTCATCAATGCCCGCGCCGACACCGCGATGGAAAAGGCCGCCTTCCGCGCTGCGATGCGCCACCGCC
Protein-coding sequences here:
- a CDS encoding TIGR02301 family protein — its product is MIIASFIFRLVLAGTALAIAAGAAAQEAAPAPQDAQTAAPPPVEDKPPPYEQRLVRLAEILGSVHYLRNLCLNQPEDSWRRSMQELIDKETADEPKRRERMTAAFNRGYRTFASVYTACTEPATLAEERYRAEGATLASEIVARFGN
- a CDS encoding NUDIX hydrolase, translating into MTRQPQLASSAIIERNGRYLLVRRANPPSADMYAFPGGRAEPGETPAETALRELAEETGICGREPVLFETYDLVPSHPESRHFLLSVFTVEADPDCDAVAADDAADVGWFTPEEIFALPIPESVRHCVEKLGVEKAGIRPTIRPGRDALASGADSDLMDP